One window from the genome of Perca flavescens isolate YP-PL-M2 chromosome 17, PFLA_1.0, whole genome shotgun sequence encodes:
- the six2a gene encoding homeobox protein SIX2a, with translation MSMLPTFGFTQEQVACVCEVLQQGGNIERLGRFLWSLPACEHLHKNESVLKAKAVVAFHRGNFRELYKILESHQFSPHNHPKLQQLWLKAHYIEAEKLRGRPLGAVGKYRVRRKFPLPRSIWDGEETSYCFKEKSRSVLREWYTHNPYPSPREKRELAEATGLTTTQVSNWFKNRRQRDRAAEAKERENNENSNSNSHNPLTSSMNGNKSLLGSSDDDKTPSGTPDHTSQSPALLLGSHTGLQSLHGLAPPPGPSAIPVPSGADSVHHHHSLHHDTILNPMSSNLVDLGS, from the exons ATGTCCATGCTTCCAACGTTTGGTTTTACGCAGGAACAAGTTGCGTGTGTTTGCGAAGTACTCCAACAAGGGGGGAACATCGAGCGGCTGGGGCGCTTCCTCTGGTCGCTCCCGGCGTGCGAACATCTCCACAAAAATGAGAGCGTCCTCAAAGCGAAAGCCGTGGTCGCTTTCCACCGGGGGAACTTCCGAGAGCTCTACAAGATCCTGGAGAGCCACCAGTTTTCGCCGCACAACCACCCGAAGCTGCAGCAGCTGTGGCTCAAAGCGCACTACATCGAGGCGGAGAAGCTGAGAGGCCGCCCGCTCGGCGCCGTGGGGAAGTACCGCGTCCGGAGAAAGTTCCCCCTGCCTCGCTCCATCTGGGACGGAGAAGAGACAAGCTACTGCTTCAAGGAAAAGAGCAGGAGCGTCCTCCGAGAGTGGTACACCCACAATCCTTACCCATCCCCGCGGGAGAAAAGAGAGCTGGCCGAGGCCACGGGACTCACGACCACGCAGGTCAGCAACTGGTTCAAAAACCGACGGCAGCGAGACCGCGCAGCGGAGGCGAAGGAAAG AGAAAACAACGAGAACTCCAACAGCAATAGTCACAACCCATTGACTTCTTCCATGAATGGAAATAAATCTCTATTGGGGAGCTCGGACGACGATAAAACACCCTCGGGGACACCGGATCACACGTCTCAGAGCCCGGCTCTGCTCCTCGGCTCACACACAGGTTTACAGTCCCTGCACGGCCTCGCGCCCCCGCCAGGACCCAGCGCCATCCCGGTACCCAGCGGTGCAGACTCAGTGCACCATCACCACTCATTGCACCACGACACCATACTGAACCCTATGTCTTCTAATCTAGTGGACCTTGGCTCTTAA